Below is a window of Solanum stenotomum isolate F172 chromosome 7, ASM1918654v1, whole genome shotgun sequence DNA.
TCTTTCTGATCTTCAACAGACTCAAACCCCTGCACTCTTCCATCTCCATATGCTATATTGATGCCATTTTCCGGTTTTGATGGCCCCAAATGCAATATGCACTCCTCCCTTATTTCCTCTCTACTAGGCTTCTCAACTTcaaccttttctttttcaagaaaaccaTTTTCTTCTGTAGTTGTTACAATGAATTTGGTAGGGAGTACTCCAATTTCAGGCACCATTTCAAATGTTTCTTCAAAATTCACGTGTTGTTCTTCTGGTGGCGCGTGATCATGATAAAGAATATCAGGTTGAACATTTATGTTGCCCCTCGCCTTATCCTCCTCAATTGAGTAATCCATGACACTATCAGTGTTAGTGTTGTTTCCTGATAGTTTTTCCTCTGTAACCTCTATGGGGTGTGATTCGACTGAAGGAGCTGAATTGTCATTCTGCATTTCATTCACTTCCTGCATAAATGACTCAGTTCCCTTCGGATCACATTTCTTTACCACGTTTTCTGATTCACTTGATGTCAATTCAGTCTCTGGTGTATGAATCATGGATTTTTCTTGTGGCTCAACAACTGATGCAAATGAACTCGATGGAGTAATCCGTGGACTATCTGCCAACAGTGAGCCTGTAGCATCACTTGGACTGGACTCCACTTTAGGAGTTTCATCCAAATCAACCTGATTTTCTGCACTCGTATTCTCATGTTTCTCCTCATTTGACATATCTCCTGTGGCATCCAGTTCTCCCACCAAGCATTCATCTTGTTGAGTGATAACGTTTTCATCATTGCCATCAGCAACAATAGTCTTATCAGCAAGTGAAATTTCAGAGCTGATCAACTGAGTTTTATCCTGATTCTGTCCTGATCTTCCCTTCTCTGGAGTTTCTAGTTCCTCACTTGGCAATGAATTGAAGTGTTCTTCTACTGTATCAGTAGCAACACTCGAGAATTCAACTGGATTGAACTTCAACACTTCATCATTTGATAAACTTCCTCCTGCCTCACCTGATATAAGTTTTTACCAATTAGAAAGAAACTCAAGAAGGTTTCATTTCTTGATTACTTATCTATTGATGTCTACATGACTATTCCATTATCAAAACATAAGTTACAATCATAAACTTAACGTCTGCTTGCTATTATACATGCAGCTTGAATATAGTGACCGGTATAATTAGGTCTATGATGACAAAAAGATTCTGACCTTTCTTGTTACATGTTTGATCATGAACTTCATCATTTTCCTCCAGAAGTTGAACAACTTTTTGCCCATATTGAGAAGTATGTGTTTCAATATTAGTTTGAACTTCAGAACATTGATAAAGCTGCTTAATTTGTGTGTCTCCCTTATCTTCATCTGCATAAGAAATTCGATTC
It encodes the following:
- the LOC125870101 gene encoding uncharacterized protein LOC125870101; its protein translation is MGWDLELRVWAGELLGNGLGIGPKSGVAGKNAAVDVQQKGEATGNVDGVKEENNITPEGESKDNHEKDAALPTFDTSTDKEPQLKNSEDDKTDEDKGDTQIKQLYQCSEVQTNIETHTSQYGQKVVQLLEENDEVHDQTCNKKGEAGGSLSNDEVLKFNPVEFSSVATDTVEEHFNSLPSEELETPEKGRSGQNQDKTQLISSEISLADKTIVADGNDENVITQQDECLVGELDATGDMSNEEKHENTSAENQVDLDETPKVESSPSDATGSLLADSPRITPSSSFASVVEPQEKSMIHTPETELTSSESENVVKKCDPKGTESFMQEVNEMQNDNSAPSVESHPIEVTEEKLSGNNTNTDSVMDYSIEEDKARGNINVQPDILYHDHAPPEEQHVNFEETFEMVPEIGVLPTKFIVTTTEENGFLEKEKVEVEKPSREEIREECILHLGPSKPENGINIAYGDGRVQGFESVEDQKERNADLTEHDNCEFIVTEDSGVFELNISEKETENAQNVQTRLEALAFSNGKCDFDQKVPNFHYETPSKAPESIGRLSLETIPERSSNGTELRKSPSFDFGVHRRSSESDQTPLLCPEKTPTRSLSVGSNAKFSNSITRTGYNRTSLDYEAVTVEEKTIRVERSDSDISSTPLLGLSNKGENGDLKVTSETQQNHVAVTKREDFHASQEKETCLTSPKGSGKRKPRPSFFTTCICCTAATHY